The Ignicoccus hospitalis KIN4/I genome includes the window TACGCGAGGTGGACGACGCCAAGTACGTCGCGGAGAGCGTCGGAGACCCGAGCTTGTGGAAGGAGATAATATCGTTGGACGTGGGGGAGGCCATAGTCGCCCAAAGGAAGCTGGCGCGGGTGATCATAAGCAATAGCTAGAGAACTCCTCGAAGTCCTCTTGAGACCAGCGCGCGCACGGGAGCCTCTCGCACTTCACCGCCTTTAACGCCTCCTCGAGGGTCCTATCCAAGGGTCCGTCGCTTTGGACACAGACCACCTTGTCGCCGTAGAGGCCCCTCAACATTTGCAAGTAAGACCCTACCAACTCGGCCTCCAAATTGGAGCATATCTTTTCCTTACAGTAGCCCTTCTGTTCCATTCTGGCGATCAAGGTCTTGGGTCGGGCTTGAAGGTACAGGACCTTCTTCGTGGCCTCGGGCGGGACGAAGTCGACCACTACGCCCTCTATTATGTAACACCCCTCTAACCCCTTTATCAACTCTTCTAACTTGTCCATGTCAACTACGTATAACGGTTTGCCGCATTCATCTTTCTCCACATCTACGTAAAGCTTGTTTTTAACTACTACGTCCGTGACGCTGAGCGACTTACAGCCGATCATTTTCGACAGTTCCTTGGCCACCGTGGTCTTTCCTGAACCCGGGACCCCCGCTATTAAAATAAACATGCGTCCTCCCGGAAGCCTAGGCGTAGGGGTATAATGACGAGGAAGTACGGCTGGGCCGCTTGGAAGGGACAGTTAGACAAGCTGGAAGAGCTGTTGAAGGAGGCCAGAGAGGCCGGTTTCGATTACGTGGAGTTCAGCTTGGATTACCCCCTTCCGTACAAAGCCGACCTAGTTGCCGAGATAGTTAAGAAGATTAAGGACTTCGGATTGGCGGTGAGCTTTCACGCCCCTTGGAGGGGATTGGACGTAGCTACGCTGTGGCCCGAGGTACGTAAAGCCTCTATAGATATCATAAAGAAGTCCATAAGGATGGCCTCAGAGCTCGGCGCGGAGTACGTAGTTTACCACGTCACTACCCCGGAGAAGCTGTTCAAGGACACGGTGGACGAGGTCTACGAGGCCGGGAAGGAGGCGGTCGCGGAGCTCACGGACTTCGCGCGCGAGATGTCTGTAGAGGCGGCGGTGGAGAACGTAGGTAACTTGGGAACCCCCGAGTTCTTCGGCATATTGAAGGACGAGACGAGAGCGAAGTTCTGCTTCGACGTGGCTCACGCGGTGACTACCTTTATGCAGAGGCACAAGTTGAAGTTGAACGACGTAGATGTGGACGAAGTAATAGAGTTGTGGAAGAACGCCATAGGGGGCAGGACCTTGTGTGCCCACGTGCACGGGGTGGAGGCGCCCAGAAGGGAGCACAGGCCGCTGGGCTACCCCCTCACGAAGAGGGCGGCGGCGAAGGCCTACGTCAGCTTGGGCGCAGATTACGTGACCTATGAAATATACTACGTGAGGAAGGGGGAGGAGGCCACGCCCAAGGTAGTCGGGAAGGAGATGAAGGACGTCCGCTCGTGGGAGCTCGTTTACGAGAAGAGGCAAGCCTTGGTGGCTTAAGGCGTAGTCAGAGCTTTATGGGCAGCTTGGGCAACCTTATCCCCCTTTGTCCTTGATAATGGCCTCTAACGCTATAGTCCCGTAACACGGGAGAGTCTGTCCTGAGGAAGACCAAGTGAATGAACGGCACCCCCGGCCTCACCCTCACGGGGAAGGAGCTCCCGATTATTTCAATCACTATTTCGCCCTTGAAGCCCGCGTCCACAACCGTCGGCGGTATGTAAAGGCCCAAGCGCGCGAAGGAGCTCTTTAGATTTACCAAGCCTACTAAGTCGGCCGGCATTTCTATGTACTCTCTCGTGTGGAGAAGTACGTGTTCGTAAGGCTTTATCACTATCCCTTCGTCGTCCATAAAGCCCAGTTCGTAGTACTTGCTCAAGTCTTCCTCCTTGGTGACGTCCAATACGTCTTCCGTATTTTTGAATCTCGCATATTGGTGGCCAATGGTCAAGTCTACCCCGTTCTCGCGCACTTGGTTCTCGTCGAAGGGTTCTATCTTCATTAGTCCCCTCCTTAAATAGGATTTTATGCCGCCGTCGGAGAGAATCAAGTACGTCCCGTTGCAGATCTAGAGGAAACTCGGGTAATAACGCCGTTGCAGGGCGTCACTAATAAACGCCGAATGAGAAGAGCCTGAAGGGTTTTCAAAAATTGGTGGAGCACGAGGAGCCCTTCGCCTTTGTTATAGAGAGCATCAGCGAAGGGAGAATTAGGGAAAGGCTAATGAGCTGTTTGGAGAGGAAGGACGAGGCCAAGGGTTTCCTGGAGAGCATTATGCTCTCGAAACGCGAGGAGTCGCCGGTAATATGCGTGACCGGCAAGCACCTAACCCCCCGCGGCGTCTACGATAAGTTCGTTCTCGTGCTCCCCCACGAGGCCAAGTTCATAGACGACGAGGACTACGACGAGGAAGAAGTGATGTTCTTCGAGCACCGGGGCAAGGTGTACTTAGTGAGGGTTTTCCTAGACCGCGATGGCATGGAAAAACTTACTATCGAAAGGCTTTAGGCCGTGAGGGCTATTAGCGTGGTGGTCTCCCTAATTCCTTCGCTCTTCCTCACTTTGTTGAGTATGTAGTCCTCTATCTTACTCAAGCTGTCGGCCTCGAAGATTGCTATTACGTCGTAAGGCCCGGTTACTATGTCGACCCTGCTGACGTAGTCCAAGCCCTTTAAAGCTTGGTAAACCTTCTCTTCCATGCCCGACTCAGTCTTAATCAGTAGGTAGACGCGTGCCAAGGAGGCCCACCGCCGTTAGGTTATACGGGGAGGATCATTTTTACCTTACCTCACCGCAGCCCCCACGGCCTCCCTCAGCGAGCGGAACCCCTTGGAGTGTAGCCACCAAGCCAACCCGGCGAGGACCTCAGAAAACACCCCGAGCCCCTTATCGGCCACGGCGCTGCCTATCTGAACTGCACTCGCCCCAGCCAACACGAGCTCCACGGCGTCCCTCCACTCGTACACCCCACCGACGCCGACGATGGGGGCCTTGAGTTCTTTGTAGACTTCATAGACTGCCCTCACGGCTATAGGGTGGATGGCCCTCCCAGACAGCCCGCCTACTTTGTTCGTTAGGACGGGTTCCATAACATCAATATCTATTACCATGGCCCTTATCGTATTTATCAAGACCAGGCCGGACGCCCCAGCGTCCAGCGCGGCGCTGGCGGTGTCCACGAGCTTGTCCACGAGCCCGAGCTTGGCGAACACCGGCACGTTAACCGTGGTGGCCACGGCCTCTACTACCTTCCTAACGGCATTTATATCCATCCCCAGCTCGAGACCTAACCCCTTCGCGTGGGGGCACGAGAGGTTCAACTCCAAGGCGCTGGCGCCCGCGTCCACGGAAGCCCAAGCGGCCTCCGCGAACTCTCGCTCGTCCTTACCAGCTATAGACACGACCACCGGTAGGTTGTACTTCCTCCCGACCTCCACCAACTCCTTCGCGACCTTGACTCCGGGGTTGGCCAGCCCCACGGCGTTCACGAGCCCGCACGGCGTGGAGACCACTATAGGGGGGTCGTTCCCCTTTCGGGGCTCTAGAGTGAGCGTTTTGGTGACTAGAGCCCCTACCTTCGCCTTCTTGGCCACGGCCTCCAACGCATCCGGGCTCCCTCCCAATATCCCGGAGGCCGGCATCAGGGGGAGTCTCAACTTCAGCCCGCCCACGTCCGCGCTTAGGTCCAGCACCCCGTCGCCCCCTCGCAGAACTTTCTTAGGATTATATCGGGAGGTCCGGAAGCTTCGACGGGCATCAAGGGTTGCGGAAGGGAGTCATCAACGTAGTTGAGGTGCTAGTGTTAATAGTAATCTTCTTAGCGGCGGCTGCATTCTTGGCATCATTCTATATGACGTCCGTGACGCAACAATCTGAAAAGATAAAGGAGGAAAGCCAGAAGAACGTCTTCCTAATAAATCCTCCGGCGAAGGTCATAGGTACGGTAGTGGTGGAAAACTACACGAACAGCGAGAGCGAGGCCAACGGACAGAAGGACGCAGTTCCCTTCGCTTGCTTAGAGGAGGTAGGGAGCGGCAAGAGCTGGTGGCTCTCGAGCGTGTACTTGATAAAGGGGTATGGCGGAAACGTCTTCAAGTCGGTTTCCTTGTATGACGTAGTAAAAACCGTTTCCGAAGTGTCTAACTTAGGCGACGGGAGCAAACAGAACTTCACCGAGGTCGCCTTCGGGAACCTCAACAAGCTCGTAGCCCTCTGCTACTTGAACGACACCTTGAACGCGGTCTACAAATTCGACGTCAGCTGCGACGAGGAAGTCCTCAAGAAAACCGTAAACGACGCCGTAGGGTGGTGCAAGTCCAAAGCAAACGCTCAAACCACGTGGATGGTGAAGTTCCTGAACCCCTTCCAGTACTTGCCCAGCGGCGGGGTGGGCGTAGCGGTCGGGCCGATAATACCCGGGGAGGTAGTTCAACAAGGGGGCACCTTCAGCTTCAAGGTAAAGTTAGCCGAGAGCTACGACCCCAACCCGCTGCTCCCCTACTCCTTAAAACAAGAGGGCAGCTTGACCTTCGACGACATAGTTTCGTGGATCCAGAAGGGCAACGGGGCGGTGTCAGCTGTAGGGGTGATCGAGGCGGTCTGCGAGAGCTGTACTTTCAGCGTGGGTTAGGGCATTTGGAGGAGCTTGTGGACTTGGGGTACTACCCTCACCCTCCTTTTTAGGTAGTCGTCCTTCAACACCTCGAGGACGAGCTCCCTCGCGGCGGACGCGTAACCCTCGCCCTCGTCCAAGGGTTGGAGGACCACGGGCCTCGGGACGTCTCCGAGCTCTTCGAGGAACTTCTTTACACACGTTAGGTCTGTCCTCCGCACCACTAACTTCAGTTCCCCCGAGAAGTTCTCCAATATCCTCCTGACTGTTGACGGGAAGTTTATGTAGTAATCGCAAGTAACTTTGGGGCTTACAGTAATCCAGATTTCGTGTCCTTCCAGGGCGCTGGGGTAGATCGTGCCGTTGGTCTCTATTTGGACGAGCCCTTTGAACCCCTTCTCTTCGAGCTCTTTCAAAAAGCTCCTTATCTCCAGTTGCCACAACAGGGGCTCTCCGCCGGTTAACACTATGAGGCCCACGCCGCTCTCGAGGGCCCTCTCCGCTACCTCGCTCACGGGGACCTTGAGTCCTGGGGACCAAGAGTACTTCGTGTCGCACCAAGGGCAGCGCAAGTTACACCTCGCGAGCCTCACGAAGTAGGCGGGCGTCCCCACCAAGCTGCCCTCGCCTTGAATCGACAAAAACTCCTCAATTACTTCGAACTCCGACATCAGAGCCCGGCCTTGGCCTTTATCTGCTCTACCTCCTTGATTATCTCTTCTACCAAGTCCTTGGCCGCGCCGGGGTCTATTATGGCGGCGGCAGCGGCTTGCACCTCTATGCCGGCAGCCTCCCCGAGCTTCTTCTTGCTGGGCACGTAGACGTAAGGTATCTTCTTCTCTTCACAGAGCAAGGGCAAGTGCGCCACTATCTCTGGGGGGTCCACGTCCTCCGCGATCAGCACCAGCTTCGCGAGGCCCTTGTCGACGGCCTTGGTAGTTTCGTTAGTACCCTTCTTTATCTTCCCGCCGCTCTCTCTGGCCTTCCTCAAAGCCTCGTAAGCCTTCTCGGCCAACTCGGGGGGCACTTCAAACCTAACGTAGAACGGCTTGCTCATCCTCATCTACCCCTCGTCGTGAGGGGCACGAGGGAGGGAGGTTAAAAAAGAGTGAAGGGAGGCCCGCGGCGCCGATGAGGAGCAAGCTGAGCGCTGAAAGGTGATTGGAGGTCGGGCTCCGAGGCCTCGGACCCCGTAGGGTGTTCCTCACCTTCTTCTCGGCACCCGGAGCTACCTCATCAGCCTCTGTGGAGCCTGAGCGTCGGAGGGGGGACGTGGCCTTTCAACCTTATGAAGTTGTTGGGGCGCAAGTCCTCCACCGGGAGCACCACTCCTCTCCCCAAGAGGCCGCCTAACTCGATAACGTCCCCAGGCTTGGCGTCGGGAACTGGCAGCAAGCGAACTCCTAACGGCTTGCTATTTATTACACCTATCATGAGTTGGTCCAGAGTTATAGAGGCCAAGGTTTCTGGGGTTACCAAAGGAATCGGCACCATGTCCAGCCCGGCCGAGCAGACAGACGTGTAAGCGATCAACTTGTACAAGTCCAAGGTCCCCCTCTGAGCGGCCTCGACCATCCCCGAGTCCTCGCTCAGCGGGACGAAGAGTCCGGAGAACCCACCGAAGCGCGAGACAGCCATCGCCCCTCCCTTCTTCAAGGCTTCTACCAACAATGCTAGCGCCGCCAGAGTTCCCGGGGCCCCAAAGGAGGGCACGCCCATGGCCTCTACCACCTTAGCCACGCTGTCCCCCATCTTGGGCGTCGGCGCCAAACTCAAGTCCACAGATCCCATTTCAACTCCCATCTTCTCGGCCACCTTCCTGCCGGCGAACTCCCCCAGCCTCGCGATCTTGAACGCCGCCTTCTTTAAAACCTCGTAGAGCTCTCGGAAGCTGTTGACCTTAGACCTCCTTACTACGGCCTCCATGACGCCGGGGCCGGAGATCGCTACGTTCACCTCGGCCTCGGGCCTCCCCTTGCCGTGGTGGGCGCCGGGCATGAAGGGCACGTCCCCGGGCAAGTTCGCCGAAACTAGGAACTTGGCGTTGCCAGTACCTTTGGTCCTTATGGCCAAGTCTATTAGCGCTTCGCTCACCTCATATACGGCCTCTACGTTCAAGCCGCTCCACGTGTCGCCGACGTTCAAGAACCCGAAGAGCCTCTCGGTTTTCGATAAAACCTCTGGTAAAACCTTGATTAAGGTTTTTGCTCTCGCGTTCAGTCCGACCTCTGCAAAAGCTCCGAAGCCTCCGAGGGCGTCCACCCCGGTCTTTACGGCTGCTCTGTCCAGCTCCTTCGCCAGCTCGACCAGCTCCTCTTCCTTGTTGACCACCTCGGCGAGGGGGGTCAGCGCCATCCTTACTGTTACTATAGGTATGCCGTGCTCTTCGCTTACTTCCCTAACGGCACGCACTAGCTCCGAGCCCTTGCTTTCGACCGTTTCCACTATCTCTTCCTTCTCCTTCCCTGTGACGTCTAACGAGAGGGTTACTGCTCTCACGTCCAAGTTCAAGTAGTGAAGCATCTCAGTAACTTCAGCTATCTCCTCGGGCCTGAACCTCAACCTTCCTACACCTCTTCCGCCGCTTCTCGGACCGAATCTCCATAGCTTTTACCATCCACTCGCGGGGCACCAGCTCGAACGGGCACCCCTCCAGCTCGGTTACCCATAACGGCCTGGGCGGCAGCTCTACGTCTGCAAAGTAGGCGACTTCGACCCCCTCGAGCTCTTTGGCTGAGAGCTCCAACGCTCTAGAGATCTGCTTCGTGCCGAAGTAATATAGCAAAACCTCTACGGGGAAATAGCTGGAGATCGTGCATCCTTTAACAAAGTCGTCGTAAGCTAAGGCAGCGGCGGCCCTCAGCCTCACCGGGTCGGTGCCGTAGGCGTGCCTAGGCCTCTCCGGAACCTCCGCCTTCCCCCAGAATATCAAGCTCGACCCCCAAGGCCTCCTCTAGGGCGCCCTTAACGCTGGGGTCCTCTCTGAGCGTTTCAGACGCGTCCCACGGGAAGACGATCCAGTTCCCGCTCTCCTTGACCCAGAGATCAACCTCCTCCGAGCACTGAGGTTTTTTGAACAAAACTGCGGTAGTTATTGACTTGGGGGAGTAAGCCTCGAGGAACTTCTTAGCGACGCTCAAGGTCTCGCCGGAGTCGCACACGTCGTCCACTAAGAGGATTCTCAAGTCCGTCACGTTGCCAATGAGCGGCAGCGTGACGACCGGTTTGCCCTTCTTCCCTATCCCTCTGTAACTCTTGATTCTCATGACGTACAATTCCAAGCCCAAGGCATCTGCTATTAGGTGGGCCGGGACGTAGCCTCCCCTTAAGAGACCCACCACTGCGTCCACCGAATCGCCGATCGCCTTTGCCAACTCCAAACTCATCTTGTGGACTTCTTCCCAACTCACGACTTCGTACATCCGGGGGCCCTCAAGCGTGAGGAGTGGGAGGGTTTGTGCCCTACCCCTGACCCTCCGAGTCATCGCCCGGTGCACCGGCCTCCTCGGAGTTCTCTTTGGTAGGGCCGGTCCCCGTAGGCTGGCCCTCGCGTTATTTAAAAATCATTTGAGGAGCGCTTCGTAGCTCTTTACCTCGTCGCTGACGACGAGCACTGCCTTAAGGCCGGCTATGTCTACATCAAACTTTACGTTCAATATTTCGTTGGGTTTCAACTCTTTCCTCTCGAGGACCGTCTCTTCGCCCCTCCTCCTTATCACCTTGCCGTCGGGGGCGTTAACGGTGTAATAGTAAAGCACGGAGAGCCTTTCAATGAAGACGGGCTTATCCGACGCGTTCCGTATAACGGCCTTGTTCCCCTCTACGCTCGCCTCCAAGGGACCTAGGGCAGCCTTCAAGACGCGGCTCAGCTCCGAGCTAAGCTTCGATCGAGCTCTTAATGAGACTTCCTCCACCGAACTCACTTGAGAGAAGAGTCATCACCGGCTCAGGAGACCGTCGTTCGATCATCGTTCGGGCCTCACTTCACCATTAGCGAGTGCTCCCTCCTTATCTCGAACTTTACCCCCTCTACTAGCTTCCCCAGCTTGTTTGCCAACAACTTCATTATGTCGTTTGTGACTTCATAGTTCCTCAGTCCGTAGGTGAGCTCGTACTCGATCCAGTCGTTCCCCACCCCCCTTACCTTTATTTTGGGTTCGGCAACGCTGAACTTCTTGGTGTAAACGACAGCGTCCTTCAAGGCCTCTTCAATGGCGTTGAAGTCATTCACCCCGTAGAACCGGACGGTTAGCGTGAAGGGCAAGGAACGGCTCGGTATCCTCACGAGCTCCATCGCGACCAAGCTGTTGGGCACTCTTATGGTTTCCTCGTACTCTCCCCTGAGCTCTACGAAGAACGGCGTTATCCTCTTTATCCAGCCCCTCACGCCCCTCGTTAAGATAACGAAGTTGCCTACGTTGACTATCTTAGTGGACGTTATTATGTAGTAGTGGACGATGGACCTCACTACGTCCCAGAGGAGGAACGGCGTGGTGATCAGTAACGCAGAGAGTAAGAACGCTAGTACTTGAGGAGACAGGTACCCTACGAAGTCCCCTACAATTAACATTATCATGAAGATGTAGTCGAGTATGTGGGTTACGTCTTTGGCACTCGTCGGGGTCATTATCCTCCTCTTAACCATGTCCTTTATTATCTTTATCCTTAAGAACAAGTAAGCAAGCACGAGTAATATCGAGTAGGGGACGGTAACGTACAGCCACAGCTCCACGTCTCTCACCTCAGCGCGCTCTCGATCTCCTCCTCCCTCCCGACCGGGGCGAGTAAGATCAGGATGTACCCCGGCTCCAAAGTTAATTCCTCCTCGGGTTCCACGAACTGTTCGCCGTTGAAGACCGCTAATATCATCACGTCCTTTGGCAATATCTCTTTTATTTCGCTTATTTTCATGCCTACGCTGCTGTCTCCCGAAGTGATCTCTATTGAGTATATCCCGTACTTGCCGCTGAGGACCTTAGTCAGCTCCACTATCCCGTATTTACCCTCGATGTAGCTGAGCACGAGCTTGGCCGACACTATCGGCGATGGGAAAGTGACGTCCGCCAGACCTAACATCTCTATAAGCTCTGAGGCTTTGGCCGTCCTCGTGACGACCACTATGTTCCCTACCCCGTATTCCTTTGCTACTGCAGCTACGAACAAGTTTACTTCATCCCGGTCTGTGGAGGCTATGACTACGTCGAAGCTCCCCAGCTCGAGCTCTTCATAGAGGCTCGGGTCCGTGGCGTCCCTGTTGATCACCATGACGTCTGCCTCCCTCGCCAGCGCTTGACACTTCTCGCTGTTAACGTCAACCGCCACTACGTCGTAACCTTTCAAGCTTAAGTCGGTGGCCACGCGGCGCCCCAACTCGCCTATCCCTACGACTAAGATTTTCAACTCCTATCACCCCATTGCCACTTCTAAGGCTAACAGAGTTGCCCACGCGGTATACACGTAAGGGAGCATAGCCTTATCCGGCCGAGTTATCGAAATTATGGACATTATGAGGTAGCTCGTGATTACCAACGGTATCCAGTCGATCAAGTTCAACCTCAAGAGAGAGGTGAGGAATATTAAATGCGCTCCGGTGGCGTAGGCCAACGCGAACGGCCTCTCTTTCTTTACCTTGTCCCTTAGCGTTCTCCAGAACACCGTTGAGAGCGAATAGAGGAAGGCGTAGTTCAGCAACAACAGCTCGCCCCAGTCCGCCAAAACCCTTGCCCGCCGGGGCCCTCGCGTTGAACTAAATGAGCTTCCGCTGCACACCTATGGCTATCTTCGTCGGCTTTCCCCTGGCCGGGAGTGCCACGTTATAGATGGTCAACCTACCCAAGTTGACGTAGGCCACCCTGCCGTAGTGGGCGTGGCCGTGGACGGCCAGCCTTACTCCCTCTTCCAACAACACCCTTTCGATCCTGGGGTCGCCCAAGTAAGGCCATATGCTCCTCTTCTCGCCCACCAACGTCTTCCACGTAGGAGCATAATGACTCAAGTAGATGACTGTGGGACACTCCTTCTTAGCCTCCCTTATTAACTTTCTAATGACTTCGGGCTTCTTAGAGTACTCCTCCTCTATGTTGGGCAAGTGCTTCCTCTGCCAAGAGGTGGGCCTCAACAGAGAGCCCCGGGAACCCACCACGCTAACGCACGGACCTCCCAAGTCCATCACCGCGTACTCGTCGTCCAGCCAGCGGACTTCCGGGTAGGCCTCCCTGAACTCCTCCTCCTTCTCCCTGTACTCCTCGTTCCCGAAGACCGATATGATGAAGTCCGATCTGGACTTGGCGAACTCCACAACTGGCCGCAAGTTCTCTACCCTAGACCTCTCCACCAAGTCGCCGGCCATCAGGGTTAGGCGGTAGCGACCGTCAGCTTTTAATAGATGGAGGTATTTAGGGGAATGGACGTCGGAAAACGCGAGCGCTAACAAGTGGTTCCCGGTCGATGTCTGTCGAAGAAGGGACTTAGGTGTGATCCCCCAACATTTGAACATCCTTCCAGAAGGTCGGAGAGGTGGTCGAAACTGAGCAGTAAGGGGAGGCGTAAGAAGAGCAGCAAGGTCAAGAGGAGGCAGTGGGACCCAGCTAAGTTCGCGGAGGACGCGGCCCCCTTGGTGGCCTCCGCCCTAGGTTTGGACTCCTTGGGCTTGAGCGAGGACGAATACGTAGAGCTCTTGAGAGATATAATAGTGGGCTTGGTTGGCGACAGGGTGACCAAGCCGAAGCCGGAGAACATAATTAAAAACATAAGGAGAAACGAAAGCAGGATAATGTCAATAATAGCGTTCAAATTGTTAGAGGTAGTTCCGGAGGGCAAGCTCACGCCCGAACAGTACGAGTTCGTAGCGGCGAACATAGGGCCTTTGGTAATACCGGTGGCCCAGCGCTTGTACAAAGAGGCCAAGAGGCTCGGGCTGGACGTCACCCCCCTCCAAGGGGCTTGGGAGGAAGGCTGGAGGCTGCGGGGCGACCCGGGGCCGGTGGGCTACTGTCCGAACTGCGGTTTCAGAGCGGTGGCCCCGGACGGGAGCTGCATGGTCTGTGGGAAGGTGCTGGACGACAAGGAGCTGAAGGAGGCGGTGGAGTTCGACGCGAAGTTCGAGGAGTTCTTGGAGACTGCGTCGTGCAACGAACTCAAGGAGGCCTTTAAGAGGGGGACCCTCTACGTCTCCCACGCCTCCACGTCCCTCGAGCCGCAGACGAAGTGGGACGTGGAGGTGTTTCTGAGCAAGAAGGAGAGGGAGGCGCTGAGGTCCGCTATCTCCCGGCGCTGTCAGCCCTCCTAAACTTCTCCAACGCCCCTTCGTCCACCCTGCCCTTGAACACGGCGACCACGCGCACCACGTCAGAGCCCGTGCTCAACGATACCTCGTTCAAGTAGGCCCTCTGTTTGTCAAACCTCAAGTAAAGCTTGCTCCCCTCGGTCCTCAAGTCCATCTCACGCTTCAGTATCTGATACTCGAGCTCGTCCATCCTACTAATTATGTTCCTAAGCGCCTTTTGTGCCTTCTTGCCCTTAATCACCATCTTTACGTACGTAATGGGGTTGCCGTGGTGCCCCCTCGACCTAAGCGTCTCGACCTCGTCCACGTCCTCTTTATTAAGACCCAACAAGTTGAATACGGATTCCATGACCTTTTCGGGGTCTTCGGTCGCGTGTATTATAACGGTTACTTCTACCCTCTCTATCATTTCAAGCCCGCCAAAATTAAGGCCGCGGCGCCTATAGGGCCTATCTCGCCCTCCAAGCCCTTAGGGTAAATTGCCTTCCCCTTAGAGGCCTCTAGCTTGCTGAGCCCGGGCTCGCTGGCGCCCACCACGACTAGGGTTACGCCCTCCGCCTCCACGCGCTCCACTTCCTCGCCGTACTCCCTTGAGACCGTGTACACCCTCTGGGGCTTCAGCAACTCCAACGCGTCGTCTATGTCTGGGAAGACGAAAAACGCCTTGTCCAGTTTGTACGCCAACTTGCTCACCTCTGGGACGCCTATCTGTGCCGCGGCGCCCGAGGGCTTCGTGACCACGAGTCCGCTCACGGGCTCCCCGAAACCGAAGGCGAGCTTGGCCAAGTCCTCTAAGCGTTGGACGCTCGTGGGCGCATGTGCGACGACGAATACCTTCTTCAAGGTTCTCTGGGCCGACCCCTCTAAGGGACTTAAATCTTGATTGCGTCGCCGCCCTTTATAAGGTCTTCAACGAACTCCCCTAAATTGTTGTAGGTCTTAGCGTTTATTTTCTTGGAAATCTCCTTAGCCCTCTTCCCGACGACAACAGCTTCGTCGGCTCTCTCTAACATTTTAATATCGTTGTAGCCGTCACCCACGGCCAAAACGAAGTCGAACCATGGGCGCAGCTTATCCACGACCTCTCCCTTTTCTTTAAATACGGGTAACACGCCCACGATCACGCCGTTGTGATAGATAAGCTTTTGGGAGACGTAGTCGTCCACCCCTAGGGCGTGCGCCACCGGGGCCACGAACTCCTCGAAGCCTCCGGAAACTATCATCGTTACGTACTGCCTCTTCTTCAACTCGGAAATCAAGGTTACGGCCTCCGGCCTTATCTTCCCTATAGCCCTCTTGGCCACGCTCTCCACTACTTCCTTCGGGGTCCCGAGGATGAGCCTCACCCTGTCCAAGAAGCTCTCGTACCAGCCCGGCCCCCTCAACCCCTT containing:
- a CDS encoding mechanosensitive ion channel family protein, with the protein product MELWLYVTVPYSILLVLAYLFLRIKIIKDMVKRRIMTPTSAKDVTHILDYIFMIMLIVGDFVGYLSPQVLAFLLSALLITTPFLLWDVVRSIVHYYIITSTKIVNVGNFVILTRGVRGWIKRITPFFVELRGEYEETIRVPNSLVAMELVRIPSRSLPFTLTVRFYGVNDFNAIEEALKDAVVYTKKFSVAEPKIKVRGVGNDWIEYELTYGLRNYEVTNDIMKLLANKLGKLVEGVKFEIRREHSLMVK
- a CDS encoding metallophosphoesterase family protein; this encodes MLALAFSDVHSPKYLHLLKADGRYRLTLMAGDLVERSRVENLRPVVEFAKSRSDFIISVFGNEEYREKEEEFREAYPEVRWLDDEYAVMDLGGPCVSVVGSRGSLLRPTSWQRKHLPNIEEEYSKKPEVIRKLIREAKKECPTVIYLSHYAPTWKTLVGEKRSIWPYLGDPRIERVLLEEGVRLAVHGHAHYGRVAYVNLGRLTIYNVALPARGKPTKIAIGVQRKLI
- a CDS encoding RNA-binding domain-containing protein, which codes for MIERVEVTVIIHATEDPEKVMESVFNLLGLNKEDVDEVETLRSRGHHGNPITYVKMVIKGKKAQKALRNIISRMDELEYQILKREMDLRTEGSKLYLRFDKQRAYLNEVSLSTGSDVVRVVAVFKGRVDEGALEKFRRADSAGR
- a CDS encoding potassium channel family protein, which translates into the protein MKILVVGIGELGRRVATDLSLKGYDVVAVDVNSEKCQALAREADVMVINRDATDPSLYEELELGSFDVVIASTDRDEVNLFVAAVAKEYGVGNIVVVTRTAKASELIEMLGLADVTFPSPIVSAKLVLSYIEGKYGIVELTKVLSGKYGIYSIEITSGDSSVGMKISEIKEILPKDVMILAVFNGEQFVEPEEELTLEPGYILILLAPVGREEEIESALR
- a CDS encoding RecB-family nuclease, which produces MKKVFVVAHAPTSVQRLEDLAKLAFGFGEPVSGLVVTKPSGAAAQIGVPEVSKLAYKLDKAFFVFPDIDDALELLKPQRVYTVSREYGEEVERVEAEGVTLVVVGASEPGLSKLEASKGKAIYPKGLEGEIGPIGAAALILAGLK
- a CDS encoding HAD family hydrolase — translated: MKKLALLDLEGTLIDFEFWEEMADVKGDQSLKLLLEKGLRGPGWYESFLDRVRLILGTPKEVVESVAKRAIGKIRPEAVTLISELKKRQYVTMIVSGGFEEFVAPVAHALGVDDYVSQKLIYHNGVIVGVLPVFKEKGEVVDKLRPWFDFVLAVGDGYNDIKMLERADEAVVVGKRAKEISKKINAKTYNNLGEFVEDLIKGGDAIKI